The Lysobacter sp. genome includes a window with the following:
- a CDS encoding CHAT domain-containing protein, translated as MSTATATGIRDAAIALLALIVAACSANQVPLEKIYGDGYRELESGHFGAAKALAEDGLRQAQGTGEETWAWAFDVLDAEVLVAQRQITPELLRRLDAGLSVERPRDRVLARALMARGYARCLTPDGENERDRENARTRAMADLEAAEHIADVLRIPKLAAEVLLRSGNCAAERGYRETAEALFHKTMDTAQRQGFRLIEAQAAGNIGNFRADTAKYDDAVRWLRRSEALAAGLPAGATRARNLGRLGWCYYLLGDYERAIQVLPEAEVLMEKLDLSGDRRIVLQNFGRSLQGQGDHARASQTYARAAAIAQALDDREGSAEALADIQATRAALALERGNFDEATSRAEEALRIQVEHRFFKEQQRTLLLLGETWERRGESSRAAALYNEVLGLANAEPDRVWEAHAALARLHARAQRPVEAETAYRKAFELMETSLAQLQQAEHQLPFISNMGRFYDGYIDFLVAQGRSDEALRVADESRARLLRERLRGAGAVPGRPADYRRLARDFDALLLFYSIAPERSFLWAITADDITLVTLPGENTLSALIAAHQRRILDSRDPLDEAAPEATELYRLLVQPVATAMTSMQRVIIVSDGPLDQLNFETLVVPEHQRDSGEDLGRDLDGHPPRAAQRHYLIEDAVVARTPSLRLLHAQSRPLPAHERSLLVLGDPESADPEFPALPFAGKEAASIAALFEPEARRIYTGRRAKPSAYRNADPERFAYIHLAAHAQANPVVPLDSAVVLSADAGEYKLYARDVIAVPLSAELVTLSTCRSAGTRTFSGEGLVGLSWAFLSAGAKRVIGGLWPVEDASTAELMTDLYRRIAAGAEPAAALRQAKLALLHSDTAYRKPYYWAPFVVYVSGSSEHTR; from the coding sequence ATGTCGACAGCAACGGCCACTGGGATCCGTGACGCCGCGATCGCACTGCTCGCGCTGATCGTTGCGGCGTGCAGCGCCAACCAGGTACCGCTCGAGAAAATCTATGGCGACGGTTATCGGGAACTCGAGTCGGGGCACTTTGGCGCTGCGAAAGCCCTGGCCGAAGACGGGCTGAGGCAGGCCCAAGGCACAGGAGAGGAGACTTGGGCGTGGGCCTTCGATGTGCTGGACGCCGAGGTACTGGTCGCTCAACGCCAGATCACGCCCGAATTATTGCGTCGACTCGACGCAGGCCTCTCCGTCGAACGGCCGCGCGATCGCGTGCTTGCGCGCGCACTGATGGCCCGCGGCTACGCCCGTTGCCTCACGCCCGATGGCGAAAACGAGCGCGATCGCGAAAACGCCCGCACCCGTGCAATGGCCGACCTGGAAGCGGCGGAGCATATCGCTGATGTTCTGCGCATCCCGAAGCTGGCCGCCGAGGTGTTGCTTCGAAGCGGCAACTGCGCAGCAGAGCGAGGCTACCGCGAGACCGCAGAAGCGCTTTTCCACAAGACCATGGACACGGCGCAGCGACAGGGATTCCGGCTGATCGAGGCGCAGGCAGCAGGGAACATCGGCAACTTCCGTGCCGACACCGCCAAGTACGACGATGCCGTTCGTTGGCTTCGCCGCTCGGAAGCATTGGCGGCCGGCCTTCCCGCAGGTGCGACGCGCGCCAGAAATCTGGGCCGGCTCGGCTGGTGCTATTACCTGCTCGGCGATTACGAGCGTGCCATCCAGGTGCTTCCGGAAGCCGAGGTGCTGATGGAGAAGCTCGATCTCTCGGGCGATCGTCGGATCGTACTGCAGAATTTCGGCCGCTCGCTGCAGGGCCAGGGCGATCACGCGCGCGCCAGCCAAACCTACGCCCGCGCCGCCGCCATCGCGCAGGCGCTCGACGATCGCGAAGGGTCTGCAGAGGCGCTGGCCGATATCCAGGCCACGCGGGCGGCGCTCGCGCTGGAGCGCGGCAACTTCGACGAAGCCACATCGCGGGCCGAGGAAGCGCTCCGGATCCAGGTCGAACATCGGTTCTTCAAGGAACAGCAGCGAACGCTGCTGCTGTTGGGCGAGACATGGGAACGCCGTGGAGAATCGTCGCGGGCGGCTGCGCTCTACAACGAAGTCCTCGGTCTGGCGAATGCCGAGCCCGATCGTGTGTGGGAGGCGCACGCCGCTCTGGCCCGCCTCCATGCGCGCGCCCAGCGTCCGGTCGAAGCGGAAACCGCGTATCGCAAAGCGTTCGAACTGATGGAAACCTCCCTCGCGCAGTTGCAGCAGGCCGAGCATCAATTGCCGTTCATCTCGAATATGGGTCGCTTCTACGATGGCTACATCGATTTTCTGGTTGCCCAGGGACGCAGCGACGAAGCGCTGCGGGTTGCCGACGAAAGCCGCGCGCGGTTGCTGCGCGAACGACTGCGGGGCGCTGGCGCCGTGCCGGGCCGCCCGGCCGACTATCGCCGTCTGGCGCGCGACTTCGATGCATTGCTGCTGTTCTATTCGATCGCTCCTGAAAGATCGTTCCTATGGGCGATCACCGCCGACGACATCACACTGGTTACGCTGCCGGGCGAAAACACCCTGAGCGCGCTGATCGCCGCCCACCAGCGGCGGATTCTCGACTCACGGGATCCTCTCGACGAAGCGGCGCCCGAGGCCACCGAGTTGTATCGATTGCTGGTGCAGCCGGTGGCGACGGCGATGACATCGATGCAGCGCGTGATCATCGTATCGGATGGTCCACTCGACCAGCTCAATTTCGAAACCCTGGTGGTCCCCGAACATCAGCGCGACAGTGGAGAGGACCTCGGGCGAGACCTCGACGGCCATCCTCCGCGCGCCGCACAGCGCCACTATCTGATCGAGGATGCGGTGGTGGCGAGAACGCCGTCGCTGCGCCTGCTGCACGCGCAATCACGACCATTGCCCGCGCACGAACGGTCCCTGCTGGTGCTTGGCGACCCGGAGTCGGCGGATCCCGAATTCCCGGCGCTGCCGTTCGCCGGCAAGGAAGCCGCTTCGATTGCCGCCTTGTTCGAACCCGAGGCGCGTCGAATCTACACCGGGCGTCGTGCGAAGCCTTCGGCATATCGCAATGCCGATCCGGAACGATTCGCCTACATTCACCTGGCCGCGCACGCGCAGGCGAATCCCGTGGTGCCGCTCGACTCGGCCGTCGTGCTGTCGGCCGACGCCGGCGAATACAAGCTCTATGCGCGGGATGTCATCGCGGTGCCGTTGAGCGCCGAACTCGTGACTCTGTCGACATGCCGCAGCGCCGGCACGCGGACGTTCTCCGGCGAAGGCCTGGTGGGCTTGTCCTGGGCATTCCTGAGTGCAGGCGCGAAGCGCGTCATCGGCGGACTGTGGCCGGTCGAAGACGCCTCCACGGCTGAGCTGATGACCGACCTGTATCGCCGCATCGCGGCCGGTGCGGAGCCCGCCGCCGCACTGCGCCAGGCCAAGCTGGCGTTGCTGCATTCCGATACGGCCTATCGCAAGCCCTACTACTGGGCGCCGTTCGTCGTCTATGTTTCCGGGAGTAGCGAGCACACCCGTTAG